From a region of the Butyrivibrio sp. AE3004 genome:
- a CDS encoding EscU/YscU/HrcU family type III secretion system export apparatus switch protein, producing the protein MADDKTKGTGKTKDGKPKQAIALAYDPNEDGAPKVIASGKGLIAEKIIDAAKEKDIPIHEDSKLADTLSKLEIGEMIPPELYEVVAEILVFVDAMDKIRAKEKAH; encoded by the coding sequence ATGGCTGATGATAAAACGAAAGGAACGGGCAAGACAAAAGACGGAAAGCCCAAGCAGGCTATTGCCCTAGCATACGATCCGAATGAAGATGGGGCGCCGAAAGTTATTGCAAGCGGTAAGGGCCTTATAGCAGAAAAAATAATAGATGCTGCTAAGGAAAAGGATATCCCCATACATGAGGACAGTAAGCTTGCGGATACTCTTTCAAAGCTGGAAATAGGAGAAATGATTCCTCCGGAGCTCTATGAAGTTGTGGCTGAAATCCTTGTTTTTGTTGATGCAATGGATAAGATTAGAGCAAAAGAGAAGGCACATTAG